Proteins from a genomic interval of Pseudodesulfovibrio nedwellii:
- the plsX gene encoding phosphate acyltransferase PlsX: MPSIDATRAPRIAVDAMGGDFGPRIVVPAAVEAAREGIAVALVGDEDHINRELADLNTAGLDITVVHASQVVEMDDKPADALRRKKDSSIQVACHLVKKGDADGVVSAGNSGASVACGMFILGRIKGVLRPALAGILPTEKNPVVLIDVGANVDSKPQHLAQFGLMADVFARYVLEMKDPSVGILSIGEEEGKGNAAVREAFDLLRESDLRFIGNVEGRDIFTGEVDIVVCDGFVGNVALKLSEGLAHSLSHILKDELKSSWLSKLGTLLSFRAFKRFKKVVDYAEYGGAPLLGLKDIVIVAHGKSNELAIINCIRMAATSVRNNANGHLVEGLAAHADLTGKPDKTAA, translated from the coding sequence ATGCCTAGCATTGACGCTACCCGGGCACCACGCATTGCCGTGGATGCCATGGGGGGCGATTTCGGCCCCCGCATTGTCGTGCCCGCTGCGGTTGAAGCCGCACGCGAAGGCATTGCTGTTGCCCTTGTCGGCGACGAAGACCATATCAATCGCGAACTTGCCGATCTGAACACCGCCGGGCTGGACATTACCGTTGTCCATGCCTCGCAGGTGGTGGAGATGGACGACAAGCCTGCTGATGCGTTGAGACGCAAAAAGGATTCGTCCATCCAGGTGGCTTGCCATCTTGTGAAAAAAGGCGATGCCGATGGCGTTGTTTCGGCTGGAAATTCCGGAGCCTCTGTGGCTTGCGGTATGTTCATTTTGGGTCGAATCAAGGGCGTTTTGCGTCCGGCTCTTGCCGGCATTTTGCCCACGGAGAAGAATCCCGTGGTGCTCATTGATGTGGGTGCCAATGTGGACTCAAAGCCTCAGCATTTGGCGCAGTTTGGTCTTATGGCCGACGTTTTTGCTCGGTATGTCCTTGAGATGAAGGACCCCTCTGTGGGTATCCTTTCCATCGGCGAGGAAGAAGGAAAAGGCAACGCCGCTGTGCGTGAGGCCTTTGATTTGTTGCGTGAGTCTGATCTTCGGTTTATCGGCAATGTTGAAGGCCGCGACATCTTTACGGGTGAAGTGGATATCGTTGTTTGCGATGGCTTTGTGGGCAACGTGGCCCTCAAGTTGTCTGAGGGTCTGGCTCATTCCCTGAGTCATATCCTCAAGGACGAACTGAAATCCAGTTGGCTGTCCAAGCTTGGAACGTTGTTGTCGTTCCGGGCATTCAAGCGGTTTAAGAAAGTCGTTGATTACGCCGAATATGGCGGAGCACCTTTGCTTGGCCTGAAGGATATTGTCATCGTGGCGCATGGTAAATCCAACGAATTGGCAATAATTAATTGTATTCGTATGGCTGCCACTTCAGTTCGAAATAACGCCAATGGTCACTTGGTTGAGGGGCTAGCTGCCCATGCTGATCTGACCGGAAAACCTGACAAAACCGCCGCATAG
- the rpmF gene encoding 50S ribosomal protein L32: MAVPKKKTSKSRKGMRRSHDKVAAPNVIYCECGEPTLPHRACAVCGTYKGRQVVSSDDA, encoded by the coding sequence ATGGCAGTCCCCAAGAAAAAGACATCCAAGTCCCGTAAGGGCATGCGCCGCTCCCACGATAAGGTTGCAGCTCCCAACGTCATTTACTGCGAATGCGGCGAGCCTACTCTGCCCCATCGTGCTTGCGCTGTTTGCGGCACTTACAAAGGGCGTCAGGTAGTCAGCAGCGACGATGCCTAG
- a CDS encoding YceD family protein, producing MFELWIPISDIAAEGKDFTYDDQALWRDGWKEFTMPVKPGKDLVAEYFLLPQSENGVLIRGTLKGSVNIICDRCVSLFEFPVDVDYHIYEQIPDEEFDEVARVRLENGQLQLDLGAVLWEEFALALPFKPLCSEGCKGICSGCGKDLNTSECECEQEEGDERLAVFRNLKIK from the coding sequence ATGTTTGAATTATGGATTCCGATTAGTGATATTGCCGCCGAGGGCAAAGATTTTACCTATGATGACCAAGCACTTTGGCGTGATGGGTGGAAAGAGTTCACCATGCCCGTTAAGCCGGGTAAGGATTTGGTGGCGGAGTATTTCCTTTTGCCGCAATCCGAGAATGGTGTGCTTATTCGTGGGACCCTCAAGGGTTCTGTGAATATCATTTGTGATCGATGTGTAAGCCTTTTTGAATTTCCTGTTGATGTAGATTATCATATCTATGAGCAGATTCCGGATGAAGAGTTTGACGAAGTGGCGCGTGTCCGTTTGGAAAACGGCCAGTTGCAACTCGATCTCGGTGCTGTCCTGTGGGAAGAATTCGCTTTGGCTCTGCCTTTCAAGCCGTTGTGCTCGGAAGGATGCAAGGGTATATGTTCCGGGTGCGGCAAGGACTTGAATACCTCTGAATGCGAATGTGAGCAGGAAGAGGGCGACGAAAGGCTTGCAGTTTTCCGCAACTTGAAGATAAAGTAA
- the rpmB gene encoding 50S ribosomal protein L28: MSQVCDICGKGPQSGNNVSHSHIKTKRRFMPNLQKVRHQLESGQVVSIKACTRCIRNGAVTKPVARKKTDA, from the coding sequence ATGTCCCAGGTTTGCGATATTTGTGGAAAAGGCCCTCAGAGCGGCAACAATGTCAGCCACTCCCACATTAAGACCAAGCGTCGTTTCATGCCCAACTTGCAGAAGGTTCGTCATCAGCTCGAATCCGGTCAAGTTGTCAGCATTAAGGCTTGTACTCGCTGCATCCGCAATGGTGCCGTGACTAAGCCCGTCGCTCGCAAAAAAACTGACGCGTAA
- a CDS encoding SHOCT domain-containing protein gives MGFFSTIGNWCGGPAFWQGSGHGMGGWMPFHFGGIFQLIIIGLIIYFTVRMFRKPATNNGPDRAEDILRRRYAAGEIDTQTYEAMKKDLQNI, from the coding sequence ATGGGATTTTTTAGTACAATAGGTAATTGGTGTGGAGGGCCTGCCTTCTGGCAAGGCAGCGGTCACGGAATGGGCGGATGGATGCCCTTCCATTTTGGCGGCATATTCCAGCTCATCATTATCGGACTCATCATATATTTCACGGTCCGCATGTTTCGAAAACCCGCCACGAATAACGGACCGGACAGAGCTGAGGACATTCTCAGGCGCAGGTACGCAGCCGGAGAAATCGACACACAAACCTATGAAGCCATGAAAAAGGATTTACAAAATATTTAG
- the gltX gene encoding glutamate--tRNA ligase has translation MTKIVSRFAPSPTGYLHIGGARTALFSWLLARATGGEFRLRIEDTDRERSTQEATDAIIDSMKWLGLEHDGEIVFQSTRKDRHNEVIDQLIANGHAYYCLCSKEDVDAMREKAMKEGRKPKYDGTCREKGLTEGVVRLKTPQEGATGFTDMVKGPINVENVEMDDMILRRSDGTPTYNLAVVVDDHDMGVNHVMRGDDHVNNTPRQILIYRAMGWDVPQFGHVPMILGPDKKKLSKRHGALSVMEYEKMGYLPEAVTNYLARLGWSHGDQELFTMDEMVELFSPDHLGNSPSVFDLTKFEWVNGQYMQKADPERLAEMLCDFLAREVGEEEAASVSKADFAKVAPLLQPRAKSIVDMLEQSRPFIVDASFLPYDEKAVKKFLTEETKPLLEEIAERIEALDEFTEKSLEDVHRQFLEDKDIKFKIIAQPIRVAIMGKTQSPGLFETMIVLGKEQTLARMKRAIEL, from the coding sequence ATGACCAAGATCGTTTCTCGTTTTGCGCCCAGCCCGACTGGGTATTTGCATATTGGCGGTGCTCGTACCGCACTGTTCTCCTGGCTTTTGGCTCGCGCTACAGGCGGTGAATTCCGTCTGCGTATCGAAGACACGGACCGTGAACGTTCCACGCAGGAAGCCACGGACGCCATTATTGATTCTATGAAGTGGCTCGGTCTTGAGCATGATGGCGAGATCGTGTTCCAATCCACCCGTAAGGATCGGCACAACGAGGTCATTGATCAACTTATCGCGAACGGTCATGCCTACTACTGTCTGTGTTCCAAGGAAGATGTGGACGCCATGCGTGAAAAGGCCATGAAAGAAGGCCGCAAGCCTAAATATGACGGCACCTGCCGTGAGAAAGGGCTGACCGAGGGCGTGGTTCGTCTCAAGACTCCACAGGAAGGGGCCACCGGCTTTACGGATATGGTCAAAGGACCGATCAATGTCGAGAATGTTGAAATGGACGACATGATTCTGCGTCGTTCCGACGGAACTCCAACCTACAACCTGGCTGTTGTGGTTGATGATCACGACATGGGGGTGAACCACGTTATGCGTGGTGATGACCATGTGAATAACACCCCTCGTCAGATCTTGATTTATCGCGCCATGGGGTGGGATGTGCCGCAGTTCGGTCACGTTCCCATGATCCTTGGCCCGGACAAGAAAAAACTTTCCAAGCGTCACGGCGCACTTTCGGTCATGGAATACGAGAAGATGGGCTACCTGCCTGAAGCCGTGACAAACTATCTTGCTCGTCTTGGCTGGTCCCATGGTGATCAGGAGTTGTTTACCATGGATGAAATGGTGGAGTTGTTTTCCCCGGACCATCTGGGCAACTCGCCTTCCGTATTTGACCTGACAAAGTTTGAATGGGTTAACGGCCAGTACATGCAGAAGGCCGACCCCGAGCGTTTGGCTGAAATGCTGTGTGATTTCCTGGCCCGTGAAGTGGGAGAGGAAGAAGCGGCCAGCGTGTCCAAGGCTGATTTTGCCAAGGTCGCGCCATTGCTTCAGCCACGTGCCAAATCTATCGTAGACATGCTGGAACAATCCCGTCCGTTCATCGTGGATGCGAGCTTCCTGCCGTACGATGAGAAGGCCGTGAAGAAATTTCTTACCGAAGAGACCAAGCCTTTGCTGGAAGAGATCGCTGAGCGTATTGAAGCCCTTGACGAATTCACCGAGAAGTCTTTGGAGGATGTGCATCGTCAGTTCCTCGAAGACAAGGATATCAAGTTCAAGATCATCGCTCAGCCTATTCGTGTGGCGATCATGGGCAAGACTCAGTCTCCCGGGTTGTTCGAGACCATGATCGTGCTTGGCAAAGAACAGACCTTGGCCCGTATGAAGCGAGCTATTGAACTGTAA
- a CDS encoding NifU family protein, which produces MRERVEAILDKVRPMLQSDGGDVELVDITDSGVVQVRLTGACKGCPMSQMTLRNGIERIVLKEIPEVKAVEAV; this is translated from the coding sequence ATGCGTGAAAGAGTTGAAGCTATTCTCGATAAAGTCCGGCCCATGTTGCAGTCTGATGGTGGTGACGTGGAATTGGTGGATATCACCGATTCCGGCGTGGTCCAGGTGCGACTCACCGGAGCCTGCAAAGGATGTCCCATGTCTCAGATGACTCTGAGAAATGGTATTGAACGTATTGTTCTTAAAGAAATACCCGAAGTCAAAGCTGTCGAGGCGGTATAA
- a CDS encoding HDOD domain-containing protein: MADDTVYNGSGDDIAPEMLEAAKALLVKRYKYIKKPDESMKRLAWIGATHVARDMVASPERYAPVESGRVIPDVSPLDPLDILRQDHQLPALPQVFLELQQAISSESTSADDLAEIISQDPGLTAFLLRMVNSAFYSLPMQIDTISRAVTVVGVNQLSTLAVGTSVISLFKDIPEEVLDMEQFWKHSVACGLIARRLCRITGQGDPERAFVSGLLHDIGQLIMLQAEPERVAAVHAHARDKDTLLFAEEKNLLGFDHATLGGMLLRKWNFPFVLVAAVLEHHHPKISQKEAEPALVHCAETIATGLGIGSSGEFFVQPPNMDVWTSMGLTPERIDEMVEDLDEELEEAFQILIKQ, translated from the coding sequence ATGGCAGACGACACCGTCTATAATGGTAGTGGAGATGATATTGCACCGGAAATGCTTGAGGCTGCGAAGGCACTGCTTGTCAAGCGATACAAATATATAAAGAAACCAGATGAATCCATGAAGCGACTGGCTTGGATCGGTGCGACGCATGTTGCCCGAGACATGGTCGCGAGTCCTGAAAGATATGCCCCCGTTGAGTCTGGCAGGGTGATACCTGATGTCTCCCCGTTGGATCCGTTGGATATTTTGCGTCAGGATCATCAACTTCCAGCCTTGCCTCAGGTCTTTCTGGAATTGCAACAGGCGATTTCGAGTGAATCTACTTCGGCGGACGATCTGGCCGAAATAATTAGTCAGGATCCCGGATTGACAGCCTTTTTGTTGCGTATGGTCAACTCCGCATTTTATAGTTTGCCCATGCAGATCGATACCATTTCCCGCGCTGTCACCGTTGTTGGTGTCAATCAGCTTTCTACTTTGGCTGTGGGTACTTCGGTCATCAGTTTGTTTAAGGATATCCCCGAAGAAGTGCTCGATATGGAGCAGTTCTGGAAACATTCGGTTGCCTGCGGGCTTATAGCCAGAAGGTTATGTCGCATTACCGGCCAGGGTGACCCGGAACGAGCATTTGTCTCGGGTTTGCTGCATGACATCGGTCAGTTGATCATGTTGCAGGCTGAGCCGGAAAGAGTTGCAGCTGTTCATGCCCATGCACGGGATAAGGATACTCTCCTGTTTGCCGAAGAGAAAAATTTGCTTGGTTTTGACCATGCGACCTTGGGCGGCATGTTGTTGAGAAAATGGAATTTCCCGTTCGTTCTTGTGGCCGCAGTGCTGGAACACCATCATCCCAAGATCAGCCAGAAAGAGGCAGAACCCGCACTTGTTCATTGTGCTGAAACCATCGCCACCGGTCTTGGCATCGGTTCTAGTGGTGAGTTTTTTGTCCAGCCGCCGAATATGGATGTCTGGACTTCCATGGGGCTTACGCCAGAGCGTATAGATGAAATGGTCGAGGATTTGGATGAAGAGCTGGAAGAGGCCTTTCAGATTCTGATCAAGCAATAG
- a CDS encoding OprD family outer membrane porin, translating to MRNNKVCIFLMVLCLILFSFPALAAEKTVSKYGTVTGQARMYYFTQRNKTTGDDFDNIKESLALGGFLKYETPWLADMFGFGAAVYGTAPLSGELNQADEGGTGLLTSNNEGFAVLGEAYFKARYSKTEMRLWRQRLETPFINSNDSRMIPQTYEAYGIKSSDVENLTWSLYWVDKEKARDTELFKSMSDMAGLDGTDGGVFMAGADWTPVEKLPLRFWNYYAPDLDNTFFTQAAYVFGDPKDVGFTVLFQGVDQRSVGDERAGEYGTAEGGLKGGITFSGFTFDVGGTIVGNSAGIRNSWGNYPFFNNLMSYAFNRAGEKALYLGAAYDFSRLGAEGFTANIKTGFGDTPDSGDNASFDRNEYNLNLNYAFDGGLEGLSILNRWSYQDADEDLGGRDGYQVRLRFQYNFQLL from the coding sequence ATGAGAAATAATAAAGTCTGTATCTTCCTTATGGTTCTGTGTCTCATTCTGTTTTCATTTCCCGCATTGGCCGCGGAAAAGACCGTGTCGAAATATGGGACTGTGACCGGTCAGGCCCGGATGTATTATTTTACCCAGCGCAATAAAACTACGGGTGATGATTTTGACAACATCAAAGAGTCATTGGCCTTGGGTGGCTTTCTTAAATACGAAACCCCGTGGCTGGCCGATATGTTTGGTTTTGGTGCTGCCGTATATGGCACTGCTCCGTTGTCCGGTGAATTGAATCAAGCGGATGAGGGCGGTACCGGACTGTTGACCAGCAATAATGAAGGGTTTGCCGTGCTCGGTGAAGCCTATTTCAAAGCCCGGTATTCCAAGACTGAAATGCGGTTGTGGCGGCAACGTCTTGAGACCCCGTTCATCAACAGTAACGACAGTCGTATGATCCCCCAGACCTATGAGGCCTATGGTATCAAATCCAGCGATGTCGAAAACCTGACTTGGAGTCTATACTGGGTGGACAAGGAAAAGGCGCGGGACACGGAACTCTTCAAATCCATGTCTGACATGGCGGGCTTGGACGGAACGGACGGCGGTGTTTTCATGGCTGGCGCGGATTGGACCCCCGTCGAAAAACTCCCGTTGAGGTTCTGGAACTACTATGCGCCTGATCTGGATAATACCTTTTTTACCCAGGCAGCGTATGTTTTCGGAGACCCCAAGGACGTCGGCTTTACCGTGTTGTTTCAGGGTGTTGATCAACGCAGTGTCGGTGATGAGCGGGCCGGGGAATATGGCACGGCTGAAGGTGGTCTCAAGGGAGGCATCACATTCAGCGGTTTTACCTTTGACGTGGGTGGAACCATTGTCGGTAACTCGGCCGGTATCCGTAATTCATGGGGTAACTATCCTTTTTTTAACAACCTAATGAGCTACGCATTTAATCGGGCTGGCGAAAAAGCTTTGTATCTGGGAGCTGCCTATGATTTCAGTCGCTTGGGTGCCGAAGGTTTTACCGCTAATATCAAGACCGGTTTTGGTGACACACCGGATTCCGGCGATAATGCTTCCTTTGACCGGAACGAATACAATTTAAATCTGAATTATGCCTTTGACGGTGGCCTTGAAGGTCTTTCCATTCTCAATAGGTGGTCCTATCAGGATGCAGACGAAGACCTCGGTGGCCGGGATGGTTATCAGGTGCGTTTGAGATTCCAGTACAATTTTCAATTATTGTAA
- a CDS encoding carbon starvation CstA family protein: MTLFFGSIILLILGYFIYGSFVAKVFGIDPGRPTPAKTMTDGVDYVEMPVWKVFLIQLLNIAGLGPIFGPILGALYGPIALVWIVIGCIFGGAVHDFFSGMLSVRHGGCSIPDVVGLTLGKGFQQFMRGFSVVLLILVGIVFVLGPAGLLQNLTDISTQMWVVIIFIYYFIATILPVDKVIGRIYPIFGAILIFMAVGLAVMMIAKGYSFESSTLFTHTNPQDLPLWPLVFITIACGAISGFHATQSPMMARCLPNEKYGHMVFYGGMIAEGIIAIIWASLAIAFFDTPEELNEVLGTGGPALVVNTVSTELLGAFGGILAVIGVVLLPVTSGDTAFRSARLIIADFMGLSQKENMKRIFIAVPLFLVGFMVSLTEFGLIWRYFGWANQTMAAIVLWAASAHLAMVGKSHWLTTIPALFMTCVVSTFLCYAQIGFNLPMPVATGVGIAVSVISLILFLRYRTGEAAASAAVDYTE; the protein is encoded by the coding sequence ATGACGTTGTTTTTTGGTTCCATCATTCTGCTTATACTTGGTTATTTTATTTACGGATCGTTTGTCGCAAAAGTTTTTGGAATTGATCCCGGAAGGCCGACTCCGGCCAAGACGATGACCGACGGCGTGGATTATGTGGAAATGCCGGTTTGGAAAGTCTTTCTCATTCAGTTGTTGAATATTGCGGGATTGGGGCCGATTTTTGGTCCGATACTTGGTGCACTCTATGGTCCCATTGCCCTTGTCTGGATTGTTATCGGGTGCATCTTCGGTGGCGCGGTGCATGATTTCTTTTCCGGTATGCTTTCAGTTAGACATGGTGGGTGCAGTATTCCCGATGTCGTGGGGTTGACCCTTGGCAAAGGATTTCAGCAGTTCATGCGCGGCTTCTCTGTGGTCCTGCTCATTCTGGTGGGGATCGTCTTCGTGCTCGGCCCTGCCGGTTTGCTTCAGAATTTGACGGATATTTCTACCCAGATGTGGGTGGTCATCATTTTTATCTATTACTTTATCGCCACCATTTTGCCGGTAGATAAGGTCATCGGGCGCATTTATCCTATCTTCGGTGCTATCCTTATTTTTATGGCCGTGGGGCTGGCTGTGATGATGATAGCCAAAGGGTATTCGTTCGAGAGTTCGACCCTCTTCACACACACCAATCCGCAAGATCTGCCGCTTTGGCCGTTGGTCTTCATCACTATCGCCTGTGGTGCGATCAGTGGATTTCATGCTACTCAGTCGCCGATGATGGCTCGTTGTCTGCCCAATGAGAAATATGGGCATATGGTCTTTTACGGTGGCATGATTGCCGAGGGTATTATCGCTATTATTTGGGCGTCATTGGCTATTGCATTTTTCGACACACCGGAGGAACTCAATGAAGTGCTGGGAACCGGCGGTCCGGCTCTGGTAGTGAACACGGTATCCACGGAACTCCTCGGTGCATTTGGCGGTATTCTGGCCGTTATTGGTGTGGTCTTGCTCCCCGTCACTTCGGGTGACACTGCCTTCAGAAGTGCCCGATTGATTATCGCGGATTTCATGGGGCTGTCTCAGAAAGAAAATATGAAGCGAATTTTTATCGCGGTTCCGCTTTTTCTTGTCGGATTCATGGTGTCATTGACGGAATTCGGTTTGATCTGGCGCTATTTCGGGTGGGCCAACCAGACAATGGCGGCCATTGTGTTGTGGGCGGCTTCGGCACACCTCGCCATGGTGGGCAAGAGCCATTGGCTGACGACGATTCCAGCATTATTCATGACTTGTGTTGTCTCGACATTCCTTTGTTATGCTCAAATCGGATTCAATTTACCCATGCCCGTTGCTACAGGCGTCGGTATAGCTGTTTCCGTGATTTCATTAATTCTGTTCTTGCGGTATCGGACAGGAGAGGCTGCGGCCTCGGCAGCCGTCGACTACACGGAGTAA
- a CDS encoding MBL fold metallo-hydrolase, with amino-acid sequence MSNLTVETFVLGMEETNCYLLSVDGEAVVIDVGTEPQRLIQRIKELGLKLTGIYITHFHIDHVGGVQELLQECPAPVFISGVDEFMKDLSLEAGGCRELVEFLEFPFEEIAPGRRKVLGHDMLVFDTPGHTPGSLSFFFPAAGCVFVGDLIFMIAVGRTDLPRGSSSELLRSIRSRIFILPDTTRIYSGHGPMTSVIHEKENNPHFVL; translated from the coding sequence ATGAGTAATTTGACTGTTGAAACATTTGTCCTTGGTATGGAAGAGACCAATTGTTATCTGCTCAGCGTGGATGGTGAAGCCGTGGTTATTGATGTGGGAACTGAACCTCAGCGACTCATTCAACGCATCAAAGAGTTGGGGCTGAAGCTGACTGGCATCTATATTACTCATTTCCATATAGACCATGTGGGTGGGGTTCAGGAGCTTCTTCAGGAGTGTCCCGCGCCGGTTTTCATCAGCGGTGTTGATGAGTTTATGAAAGACTTGTCTCTCGAAGCGGGCGGGTGCCGGGAACTTGTCGAGTTTCTGGAGTTCCCTTTTGAAGAGATTGCTCCGGGACGGCGCAAGGTCCTTGGACACGACATGCTCGTTTTTGATACGCCGGGGCATACTCCGGGTAGTCTCTCCTTTTTTTTCCCGGCGGCGGGTTGCGTCTTTGTGGGCGATCTCATCTTTATGATCGCGGTTGGTCGGACAGACCTGCCTCGGGGGAGTTCGTCAGAGCTTCTTAGATCAATCCGTTCACGCATTTTTATACTGCCTGATACCACTCGGATTTATTCCGGCCATGGTCCCATGACATCGGTGATTCATGAAAAAGAAAACAATCCGCATTTTGTCCTCTGA
- a CDS encoding SGNH/GDSL hydrolase family protein, with product MLYFSGNCQMDFLSRAVADRGIDTTYRVLASPLTLTSHPGQVPPQLASMVLDMGLENFFHGRLPSNQFQIITPNDPPPKLLVMNLFHENSPLFIHKQDKYIFFMDPVVWESHPKMGTWMKAECGMIQPNPATYLKRYGEMLATLRSMHPDLPIVVVSRLSPYPAFGPEPHSYLDGWADIYREAPAHMKAWEKELGNVHTVDMNRIFGGIWNESDKRIESHCPFLKLSLEETDGTVTGLHAGRDVEHIGSMWPQLAEKITAYLKTGRIGYTQNETIPVEWNRPWQPHKLDQSTMLKKLSSGGNYLCAEAVGSFFLDLGTDYTELLAQTGHLTPICHNTLHMIKTYSRIFKNPLMAQWCEVHRKTAERYTDGGPLYQKDYLERIETIKAFVTG from the coding sequence ATGCTTTACTTTTCGGGCAACTGTCAAATGGATTTCCTGAGTCGGGCTGTGGCAGACCGAGGAATTGACACTACATATCGAGTTCTGGCCTCGCCATTGACTTTGACCAGTCATCCCGGACAAGTACCGCCACAACTCGCCAGTATGGTCCTCGACATGGGGCTTGAGAATTTCTTCCATGGCCGTCTCCCGAGCAATCAATTCCAGATCATCACACCGAATGACCCGCCGCCAAAACTTCTGGTCATGAACCTGTTCCATGAAAACTCCCCGCTCTTCATCCACAAACAGGACAAGTACATTTTCTTCATGGACCCGGTGGTCTGGGAATCACATCCGAAAATGGGAACATGGATGAAGGCCGAATGCGGCATGATTCAGCCCAATCCGGCCACGTATCTCAAACGATACGGTGAGATGCTGGCAACACTACGATCCATGCACCCGGATCTTCCCATTGTGGTGGTTTCGCGACTCTCTCCTTATCCTGCCTTTGGCCCGGAACCACACTCCTACCTTGACGGATGGGCTGACATCTATCGAGAGGCCCCGGCTCACATGAAAGCCTGGGAAAAAGAACTTGGTAACGTGCACACCGTAGACATGAACCGAATCTTCGGCGGTATCTGGAATGAATCAGACAAGCGCATCGAAAGTCACTGTCCGTTCCTCAAGCTCTCTCTGGAAGAAACAGACGGAACCGTAACAGGCCTGCATGCCGGGCGTGACGTGGAGCATATCGGGTCCATGTGGCCACAGTTGGCAGAAAAAATCACCGCATATCTAAAAACAGGCCGTATCGGATACACGCAAAACGAAACAATCCCGGTCGAGTGGAACAGGCCGTGGCAACCCCACAAGCTTGATCAATCCACCATGCTGAAAAAACTTTCTTCAGGCGGCAATTATCTCTGTGCTGAAGCTGTGGGGAGTTTCTTCCTTGATCTCGGCACGGACTACACGGAACTGCTGGCACAAACCGGACACCTGACCCCTATCTGCCATAACACCCTGCACATGATTAAAACCTATAGCCGCATCTTCAAGAATCCGCTCATGGCACAGTGGTGCGAAGTCCACAGAAAAACCGCCGAACGCTATACGGACGGCGGCCCTCTTTATCAAAAGGATTATCTTGAACGCATTGAGACAATCAAAGCGTTCGTGACCGGCTAA